The proteins below come from a single Natrinema sp. SYSU A 869 genomic window:
- a CDS encoding Lrp/AsnC family transcriptional regulator, whose product MDYRLDEIDRRIIHALMSNARNTSAPTIAEEVHVSPGTIRNRIAQLEEQGVITGYHASIDFERAEGHLTNLFMCNAPVSERESVARQAQIIPGVTNVRELMTGRRNLHVLAVGKDTEDLRRIARSLSDLGVEIEDEVLVQTETTCAYSPYGPTDETKNAILTDFISLSGDAEVAEVTVDRDAPAAGMSIQEAARCDALTDDTLVIAIERDDTVLTPHGDTEIRPDDIVTLFSRGGVTEETIANFNSSQESDS is encoded by the coding sequence ATGGACTATCGACTCGACGAGATCGATCGTCGAATCATACACGCGCTCATGAGCAACGCTCGAAACACCTCGGCTCCGACGATTGCGGAGGAGGTACACGTCTCTCCCGGAACGATCCGAAACCGTATCGCACAACTCGAGGAACAGGGCGTGATCACCGGCTACCACGCCAGCATCGATTTCGAACGGGCAGAGGGGCATCTCACGAACCTCTTCATGTGTAACGCGCCCGTCTCGGAGCGAGAATCGGTCGCGCGGCAGGCACAGATCATCCCGGGGGTTACCAACGTTCGGGAGTTGATGACCGGCCGGCGGAATCTGCACGTGCTCGCGGTCGGAAAGGACACCGAGGATCTGCGGCGGATCGCGCGGTCGCTTTCGGATCTCGGCGTCGAGATCGAGGACGAGGTCCTCGTCCAGACCGAGACGACATGCGCGTACTCGCCGTACGGACCCACCGACGAGACGAAGAACGCCATCCTCACTGACTTCATCAGTCTTTCCGGTGATGCCGAAGTCGCCGAAGTGACCGTCGATCGGGATGCGCCGGCCGCCGGAATGAGCATTCAGGAGGCGGCCCGCTGCGACGCGCTCACCGATGACACGCTCGTTATCGCCATCGAACGGGACGATACCGTGCTCACGCCCCACGGTGACACGGAAATCCGCCCCGACGACATCGTTACGCTCTTCTCACGAGGTGGGGTGACCGAAGAAACGATCGCAAACTTCAACTCGAGTCAGGAATCGGACTCCTGA